In Amycolatopsis methanolica 239, a single genomic region encodes these proteins:
- a CDS encoding YihY/virulence factor BrkB family protein, with product MSEHNRESVVSRAKAGLDRVDAVQQEHTALSVPVAVVKKFLEDQSTQLASMIAFWAFFSIFPLFLVLITLLGFFVPDDLKNDVLGNVGSMFPLLDPATMQGFGGSAWALILGLVTALWSGIAVVRATQTAFNSVWELPFHARPSLPVQIGRSLLVLTTIGLGLVVSTLISGFVSSGSDLLDLGWLGRILGYAIAIVLDVGLFVAAFRILTDREITTRDVLPGALLSGVLFWVLQTLSSLIISRYLQNAQSTYGTFATVITLLWWFYLQSIITLLGAQLNVVLKDRLHPRALVGAPETDADHRAYESYAEERSYHEQERVDTEFPPEQRR from the coding sequence GTGAGCGAGCACAACAGGGAAAGCGTTGTCAGCAGGGCGAAGGCCGGCCTCGACCGCGTCGACGCGGTGCAGCAGGAGCACACCGCGCTGTCCGTGCCGGTCGCCGTGGTGAAGAAGTTCCTCGAGGACCAGTCGACGCAGCTGGCGAGCATGATCGCGTTCTGGGCGTTCTTCTCGATCTTCCCGCTGTTCCTCGTCCTGATCACCCTGCTCGGGTTCTTCGTGCCGGACGACCTGAAGAACGACGTGCTGGGCAACGTCGGTTCGATGTTCCCGCTCCTCGATCCGGCCACGATGCAGGGTTTCGGCGGCTCGGCGTGGGCGTTGATCCTCGGGCTCGTGACCGCGCTGTGGAGCGGGATCGCCGTCGTGCGCGCGACGCAGACCGCGTTCAACTCGGTGTGGGAACTGCCCTTCCACGCACGCCCCAGCCTGCCCGTGCAGATCGGCCGCAGCCTGCTGGTGCTGACGACGATCGGGCTCGGCCTGGTCGTGAGCACGCTCATCAGCGGCTTCGTCTCCAGCGGCAGCGACCTGCTCGACCTGGGCTGGCTGGGCCGGATCCTGGGTTACGCGATCGCGATCGTCCTGGACGTCGGGTTGTTCGTCGCCGCGTTCCGGATCCTGACCGACCGCGAGATCACCACCCGCGACGTGCTGCCCGGCGCGCTGCTGTCCGGCGTGCTGTTCTGGGTGCTGCAAACGCTTTCGTCGCTGATCATCAGCCGCTACCTGCAGAACGCGCAGAGCACCTACGGCACGTTCGCCACGGTCATCACGCTGCTCTGGTGGTTCTACTTGCAGAGCATCATCACGCTGCTCGGCGCGCAGCTCAACGTCGTGCTCAAGGACCGGCTGCACCCGCGCGCGCTGGTCGGCGCCCCGGAGACGGACGCCGACCACCGCGCCTACGAGTCCTACGCGGAGGAACGCTCCTACCACGAGCAGGAACGGGTGGACACCGAGTTCCCGCCCGAGCAGCGCCGTTGA
- a CDS encoding ABC transporter permease, giving the protein MFTDSATMLRRNLRHALRYPSMTASVVAVPIMMLLLFNYVFGGAIGNGIAGAPAGGDYLGYLVPGILLLTIGSASMPVAVAICTDLTEGIVARFRTMAIARASVLTGHVVGNVIQTVVSLVIVLAVAVAMGFRTSAGFGDWLLAAAVLLLLTLGLSWFSAALGQLSKTPEGASNVVLPMTFLLPFLSSAFVPLDSMPAGIRWFAEYQPFTAVIETLRGLLAGTPIGWYGWGAGITVLGYFWSKRLFNREPTR; this is encoded by the coding sequence ATGTTCACCGACTCCGCCACCATGCTGCGCCGCAACCTCCGCCACGCGCTGCGCTACCCGTCGATGACCGCGAGCGTCGTCGCCGTCCCGATCATGATGCTGCTGCTGTTCAACTACGTGTTCGGCGGCGCGATCGGCAACGGCATCGCGGGCGCCCCGGCCGGCGGCGACTACCTCGGCTACCTCGTGCCCGGCATCCTGCTGCTCACCATCGGCTCGGCCTCGATGCCGGTGGCCGTCGCGATCTGCACCGACCTCACCGAGGGCATCGTGGCCCGTTTCCGCACCATGGCGATCGCCCGCGCGTCCGTCCTCACCGGACACGTCGTCGGCAACGTGATCCAGACCGTGGTGAGCCTCGTGATCGTTCTCGCGGTGGCCGTCGCGATGGGTTTCCGCACCTCGGCCGGCTTCGGCGACTGGCTGCTCGCGGCCGCCGTCCTGCTGCTGCTCACGCTCGGCCTGAGCTGGTTCTCCGCCGCGCTCGGCCAGCTCTCCAAGACGCCGGAGGGCGCCAGCAACGTCGTGTTGCCGATGACCTTCCTGCTGCCGTTCCTGTCCAGCGCCTTCGTGCCGCTGGACTCGATGCCCGCCGGCATCCGCTGGTTCGCCGAGTACCAGCCGTTCACCGCGGTGATCGAGACCCTGCGCGGGTTGCTCGCCGGCACGCCGATCGGCTGGTACGGCTGGGGCGCGGGGATCACCGTCCTCGGCTACTTCTGGTCCAAGCGCCTCTTCAACCGGGAGCCGACCCGCTGA
- a CDS encoding MarR family winged helix-turn-helix transcriptional regulator, protein MGDVAEGRLVQQWHELLALHATVFGELECRLQDEHGIGVSEFEALERLATGDFKCRSADLLEAVHLSQSATSRLVARLEKEGLVERAMCEQDRRGIFVSLTDAGRRRYEEAKPTHRAVLRATLGEARLTKAG, encoded by the coding sequence ATGGGTGACGTCGCCGAAGGCCGGCTGGTGCAGCAGTGGCACGAGTTGCTGGCCCTGCACGCGACCGTCTTCGGCGAGCTGGAATGCCGCCTGCAGGACGAGCACGGCATCGGGGTCAGCGAGTTCGAGGCCCTCGAACGGCTCGCGACCGGCGACTTCAAGTGCCGCTCCGCCGACCTCCTGGAAGCGGTGCACCTGAGCCAGAGCGCCACCTCGCGCCTGGTCGCCCGCCTGGAGAAGGAGGGCCTGGTCGAGCGCGCGATGTGCGAGCAGGACCGGCGCGGCATCTTCGTCTCGCTCACCGACGCCGGACGGCGCCGTTACGAGGAGGCGAAGCCGACCCACCGCGCGGTGCTGCGTGCCACGCTCGGCGAGGCGCGTCTCACGAAGGCCGGTTGA
- a CDS encoding FAD-dependent monooxygenase: MPGQEHQPRRGHGDGQAEHLRQREEPGRVGVLRHLTLGHRPTLGYVWSATKNIVIVGAGSTGLSLAAELRLAGAEVTVLEQRTERDSHSKALTIYPRTIEVLPSRGVEQPFLAEGIPVPQGHFAVLDDRLDFALLDTDFPITLALLQARTEELLADHACEADADIRRGHRVTGLTEHPGEVIVAVAAAYVVGCDGTRSTVRAAAGIDFPDTSASVYGWIGDVVLTDPPSAGSYSRATADGLLLAVPLPGGLHRLAGHSPGDVRADHPGELTLGELRAKVTAIDGRDFGMHSPAWLSRFSNARRQATRYRRGRVLLAGDAAHTHMPAGGVGLNVGLQDAMNLGWQLGAVVRGEAPDDLLDTYHDEGHPVGAELLEHTQAQTALMTAFTPDGRRLRSLLSTLIAEQPTFARALAEPLSGLSVRYPFRLLHAGRPVLLDFRDEPGPATPGAVVHHGRPLGDRPDWAALDTALIRPDGHSADVTPRGEPDQHP; this comes from the coding sequence CTGCCCGGACAGGAACACCAGCCGCGACGCGGGCACGGCGACGGACAGGCTGAACATCTCCGGCAGCGCGAAGAGCCCGGCCGGGTTGGCGTACTGCGGCATCTCACTCTTGGTCATCGACCCACCCTAGGCTATGTTTGGTCAGCGACCAAGAACATCGTCATCGTCGGAGCGGGCTCGACCGGGCTGTCGCTGGCCGCGGAACTCCGCCTCGCGGGCGCCGAAGTCACCGTCCTCGAACAGCGCACCGAACGGGACTCGCACTCGAAGGCCCTCACCATCTACCCGCGCACCATCGAGGTGCTGCCCTCACGCGGCGTCGAGCAGCCGTTCCTGGCCGAAGGGATCCCGGTCCCGCAGGGGCATTTCGCCGTACTCGACGACCGCCTGGACTTCGCCCTGCTCGACACCGATTTCCCGATCACGCTGGCGCTCCTGCAGGCACGCACCGAGGAACTGCTGGCAGACCACGCGTGCGAGGCGGACGCGGACATCCGGCGCGGCCACCGCGTCACCGGCCTCACCGAACACCCCGGCGAGGTGATCGTGGCGGTCGCCGCCGCGTACGTCGTGGGCTGCGACGGCACCCGCAGCACCGTCCGCGCCGCAGCGGGGATCGACTTCCCCGACACGTCCGCGTCCGTCTACGGCTGGATCGGGGACGTCGTGCTGACCGACCCGCCGTCCGCGGGCTCCTACAGCCGCGCGACCGCGGACGGCCTGCTCCTGGCCGTCCCGCTGCCCGGCGGCCTGCACCGGCTGGCCGGCCACAGTCCTGGCGACGTCCGCGCCGACCACCCCGGCGAACTCACCCTCGGCGAGCTGCGCGCCAAGGTCACCGCCATCGACGGCCGGGACTTCGGCATGCACTCCCCCGCCTGGCTGTCCCGGTTCTCCAACGCCCGCCGCCAGGCCACCCGCTACCGCCGGGGACGCGTCCTGCTCGCCGGCGACGCCGCCCACACGCACATGCCGGCCGGCGGCGTCGGGCTCAACGTCGGCCTGCAGGACGCGATGAACCTCGGCTGGCAGCTGGGGGCCGTGGTTCGCGGCGAGGCGCCCGACGACCTGCTCGACACCTACCACGACGAAGGCCACCCGGTCGGCGCCGAACTCCTGGAACACACCCAGGCGCAGACCGCGCTGATGACCGCGTTCACCCCGGACGGCCGCCGGCTGCGGTCGCTGCTCAGCACCCTCATCGCCGAACAGCCAACGTTCGCCAGGGCGCTCGCCGAGCCTCTGTCCGGTCTGTCCGTCCGCTACCCCTTCCGGCTCCTGCACGCGGGACGCCCGGTTCTGCTGGACTTCCGCGACGAGCCAGGTCCCGCCACCCCCGGCGCCGTCGTCCACCACGGACGCCCGCTGGGCGACCGGCCGGACTGGGCCGCACTTGACACGGCCCTCATCCGCCCCGACGGCCACAGCGCGGACGTGACCCCCCGCGGCGAGCCTGATCAGCACCCCTGA
- a CDS encoding RidA family protein, with translation MTKSEMPQYANPAGLFALPEMFSLSVAVPASRLVFLSGQVAWNVDGELVGEGDYGAQVEQIVRNIDIALAAAGTSREHLVKHTIYVVGYRPELAEAILAPLRAGVTTRSASTLVGVQALFDPRYLVEIDAVAWIP, from the coding sequence ATGACCAAGAGTGAGATGCCGCAGTACGCCAACCCGGCCGGGCTCTTCGCGCTGCCGGAGATGTTCAGCCTGTCCGTCGCCGTGCCCGCGTCGCGGCTGGTGTTCCTGTCCGGGCAGGTCGCCTGGAACGTCGACGGGGAACTCGTCGGCGAGGGTGACTACGGCGCGCAGGTGGAGCAGATCGTGCGGAACATCGACATCGCGCTCGCCGCGGCGGGCACGAGTCGTGAGCACCTGGTGAAGCACACGATCTACGTCGTGGGGTACCGGCCGGAGCTGGCGGAGGCGATCCTCGCGCCGTTGCGTGCCGGGGTGACGACGCGTTCGGCGAGCACGCTCGTCGGCGTCCAGGCCCTGTTCGACCCCCGCTACCTGGTCGAAATCGATGCGGTTGCCTGGATCCCTTGA
- a CDS encoding MFS transporter, with amino-acid sequence MTHTPEASARTSSAHDGRQLRRVVGASLVGTTIEWYDFFIYASAASLVFGKQFFPSLDGTAALLASFATLGVSFVARPIGGIVAGHLGDRVGRKAVLVATLLLMGISTIGVGLLPGYDSIGVAAPVLLVVLRLLQGLSAGGEWGGAALMSVEHAPPGRRGYFGSFPQIGVPIGLLLANLVFFSVSAATTDDQFARWGWRIPFLLSVVLIAVGFFVRARVSESPVFSELRARRARRSAPLAELLRTNRRELLVAIGLFIANNMVGYILIAFINSYGTRTLKLSSTTMLFVGMVGAVSWGVFTVLAGHWSDGWGRRRTYLVGTLAMGAWTFPFFLLFDTRSVPLMLAAVIVLGFGLGLTYGPQAAAYSELFPAGIRYSGVSFAYAFGAILGGGFAPLVSTWLVGETGTSLSVSGYMLVACLVTLAAVLALRERPAAEREAFVTGAE; translated from the coding sequence ATGACGCACACGCCCGAGGCCTCGGCCCGGACGAGCTCGGCGCACGACGGCCGGCAGCTGCGCCGCGTCGTCGGCGCGAGCCTCGTCGGCACGACCATCGAGTGGTACGACTTCTTCATCTACGCCTCGGCCGCGAGCCTGGTGTTCGGCAAGCAGTTCTTCCCCTCCCTGGACGGAACCGCGGCGCTGCTGGCCTCGTTCGCGACGCTCGGGGTGAGCTTCGTGGCGCGGCCGATCGGCGGGATCGTCGCCGGGCACCTCGGTGACCGGGTCGGCCGCAAGGCGGTTCTTGTCGCGACCCTGCTGCTGATGGGAATTTCCACGATCGGTGTCGGTCTGCTGCCCGGCTACGACTCGATCGGTGTTGCGGCCCCGGTCCTGCTCGTCGTGCTGCGGCTGCTGCAGGGCCTGTCCGCGGGCGGCGAGTGGGGCGGCGCGGCGCTGATGTCGGTGGAGCACGCGCCGCCCGGCCGCCGCGGCTACTTCGGCTCGTTCCCGCAGATCGGCGTGCCGATCGGGCTGCTGCTGGCGAACCTGGTGTTCTTCAGCGTGTCGGCGGCGACCACTGACGACCAGTTCGCGCGCTGGGGCTGGCGGATCCCGTTTCTGCTCAGCGTGGTGCTGATCGCGGTCGGCTTCTTCGTGCGGGCCAGGGTGTCGGAGAGCCCGGTGTTCAGCGAGCTGCGCGCCCGCCGCGCCCGCCGGTCGGCGCCGCTGGCCGAGCTGCTGCGCACCAACCGGCGTGAGCTCCTGGTCGCGATCGGGCTGTTCATCGCCAACAACATGGTCGGCTACATCCTGATCGCGTTCATCAACTCCTACGGCACCCGCACGCTCAAGCTGTCCAGCACCACGATGTTGTTCGTGGGCATGGTCGGCGCGGTGTCGTGGGGTGTGTTCACGGTGCTGGCCGGGCACTGGTCGGACGGCTGGGGGCGGCGGCGCACCTACCTCGTCGGCACGCTGGCGATGGGCGCTTGGACGTTCCCGTTCTTCCTGCTGTTCGACACCCGCTCGGTGCCGCTCATGCTGGCCGCGGTGATCGTGCTGGGCTTCGGGCTCGGCCTGACCTACGGCCCGCAGGCGGCCGCGTACAGCGAGTTGTTCCCGGCCGGCATCCGGTACAGCGGGGTGTCCTTCGCCTACGCCTTCGGCGCCATCCTCGGCGGCGGGTTCGCGCCGCTGGTGTCGACCTGGCTGGTCGGCGAGACTGGCACATCGCTGTCGGTGTCGGGGTACATGCTGGTCGCCTGCCTGGTAACGCTCGCCGCGGTCCTCGCCCTGCGGGAGCGGCCCGCCGCCGAGCGGGAGGCCTTCGTCACCGGCGCCGAGTAG
- a CDS encoding SRPBCC family protein: protein MTTSGTAKVTLPADNQVQIVREFNAPARLVWKAWTTPELVKRWWSGERGEVTSVEVDLRVGGRWRNAMIADGGFEVAFHGEYREIVPHERIVSTEVFEGMPGAESLNTLTLTEHEGRTTLTVLAEYPNKETRDGHLESGMEGGMQEALDRLEQVAVSLA, encoded by the coding sequence ATGACGACTAGCGGTACGGCGAAGGTCACGCTCCCGGCGGACAACCAGGTTCAGATCGTGCGTGAGTTCAACGCGCCCGCGCGACTGGTGTGGAAGGCGTGGACCACGCCGGAGCTGGTGAAGCGCTGGTGGTCGGGCGAGCGTGGCGAGGTCACGTCCGTCGAGGTCGACCTGCGGGTCGGCGGGAGATGGCGCAACGCCATGATCGCGGACGGCGGTTTCGAGGTCGCTTTCCACGGCGAGTACCGGGAAATCGTGCCGCACGAGCGGATCGTGTCGACCGAGGTGTTCGAAGGCATGCCCGGTGCGGAGTCGCTGAACACGCTGACGCTGACCGAACACGAGGGGCGCACCACGCTGACCGTGCTGGCCGAGTACCCGAACAAGGAAACCCGCGACGGGCACCTGGAGTCCGGCATGGAGGGCGGCATGCAGGAGGCGCTGGACCGGCTGGAGCAGGTGGCGGTGTCGCTGGCCTGA
- a CDS encoding MFS transporter has product MTSPAHLSTTSTRWDARLWAVLLTVSTVVGLDALDVSMVGVALPSIQADLGLSTSALQWVVSGYVLGYGGLLLLGGRTADLLGRRRVFLVAVAVFAVASLLGGLFDNGALLIASRFVKGLAAAFTAPAALSIITTTFQEGPARNRAISIFAVFGASGYSAGLVFSGLLTEVGWRWTFLLPVPIALIALVSAIKVVPAYERDHTAGGYDLPGAITGAAGSLLLVFGVVEAPETGWASPQTLITFVVAAALLTAFVLIEKRSSHPLLRLGILRSGQLARANLGAALFFGAYIGFQFVVMLYLQDVLGWSALETALGFLPAALIVAFGSPRIEPLIDRVGTSRTILGGVLAHVLAYVLFLRVDEHSGYAGSLLPSMILLGIGFTLAFSSLNIQATTGISDNEQGLAGGLLNTSLQVGGAIGLAIVTAVLTGSGEGNLLTGLTPALAVINGIAALGLLIAVSGVVRPRRAPEPELARV; this is encoded by the coding sequence ATGACTTCTCCTGCGCACCTGTCCACCACATCGACGCGGTGGGACGCACGGCTGTGGGCCGTGCTGCTCACGGTGTCCACGGTCGTGGGCCTGGACGCCCTCGACGTTTCGATGGTCGGCGTCGCGCTGCCGTCCATCCAGGCCGACCTCGGCCTGTCCACCAGCGCGTTGCAGTGGGTCGTGAGCGGCTACGTGCTCGGTTACGGCGGGCTGCTCCTGCTCGGCGGCCGCACGGCGGACCTGCTCGGGCGGCGGCGGGTGTTCCTCGTCGCGGTGGCCGTGTTCGCGGTCGCGTCGCTGCTCGGCGGCCTCTTCGACAACGGCGCGCTGCTCATCGCGAGCCGGTTCGTCAAGGGCCTCGCGGCGGCCTTCACCGCGCCGGCCGCGCTGTCGATCATCACCACGACGTTCCAGGAGGGCCCGGCCCGCAACCGCGCCATCAGCATCTTCGCGGTGTTCGGCGCCAGCGGGTACTCGGCGGGCCTGGTGTTCTCCGGGCTGCTGACCGAGGTCGGCTGGCGGTGGACGTTCCTGCTGCCGGTGCCGATCGCGTTGATCGCGCTGGTGTCGGCGATCAAGGTCGTCCCGGCCTACGAGCGGGACCACACGGCGGGCGGCTACGACCTGCCCGGCGCGATCACCGGCGCGGCCGGGTCGCTGCTGCTGGTGTTCGGTGTCGTCGAGGCGCCGGAAACCGGGTGGGCCTCGCCGCAGACGTTGATCACCTTCGTCGTCGCGGCGGCGCTGCTGACCGCGTTCGTGCTGATCGAAAAGCGCAGCAGCCACCCGTTGCTGCGGCTGGGCATCCTGCGCTCCGGGCAGCTGGCGCGGGCGAACCTTGGGGCGGCGCTGTTCTTCGGGGCCTACATCGGGTTCCAGTTCGTGGTGATGCTGTACCTGCAGGACGTGCTGGGGTGGTCGGCGCTGGAGACCGCGCTCGGGTTCCTGCCCGCCGCGCTGATCGTCGCGTTCGGTTCGCCGCGGATCGAGCCGCTGATCGACCGGGTCGGCACGTCGCGCACGATCCTCGGTGGCGTGCTGGCGCACGTGCTCGCGTACGTGCTGTTCCTGCGCGTCGACGAGCACTCGGGGTACGCCGGTTCGTTGCTGCCGAGCATGATCCTGCTCGGCATCGGCTTCACCCTGGCCTTCTCGTCCCTGAACATCCAGGCGACGACCGGCATCAGCGACAACGAGCAGGGACTCGCCGGTGGCCTGCTGAACACGTCACTGCAGGTCGGCGGCGCGATCGGACTGGCGATCGTGACGGCGGTGCTGACGGGCAGCGGTGAGGGCAACCTGCTGACCGGGCTGACCCCGGCGCTGGCGGTGATCAACGGAATCGCGGCGCTCGGACTGCTGATCGCGGTGTCCGGTGTGGTGCGCCCGCGCCGGGCGCCGGAACCGGAACTGGCCCGGGTCTGA
- a CDS encoding MmcQ/YjbR family DNA-binding protein, with protein sequence MTLGELKRLCLSLPGAREEFPFGEANSVFKVAGKMFALSPLESKPLRVSLKCDPDLAVQLRRDHPEITAGYHLNKRHWNTVVLDGGVPEDLVREMVEDSYDLVVSGLPRREQEKLRWVALSQEKTPRGSGKPAR encoded by the coding sequence ATGACGTTAGGCGAACTCAAACGACTGTGCCTGTCGCTGCCGGGGGCACGCGAGGAGTTCCCGTTCGGCGAGGCCAACAGCGTGTTCAAGGTCGCGGGCAAGATGTTCGCCCTCAGCCCGCTCGAGTCGAAGCCGCTGCGGGTCAGCCTCAAGTGCGATCCGGACCTGGCGGTGCAGCTGCGCCGCGACCACCCGGAGATCACCGCCGGGTACCACCTGAACAAGCGGCACTGGAACACCGTCGTGCTGGACGGCGGCGTGCCCGAGGATCTGGTGCGCGAGATGGTCGAGGACTCCTACGACCTGGTCGTTTCCGGGCTGCCGCGCCGCGAGCAGGAGAAGCTGCGGTGGGTCGCGCTCAGCCAGGAGAAGACGCCGCGCGGATCCGGCAAGCCGGCCCGGTGA
- a CDS encoding ArsR/SmtB family transcription factor, with amino-acid sequence MARAATTADAFNAVAEPRRRQILDLLAGGEKPVNDLVSVLGLAQPLVSKHLRVLREVGLVEVRDSGRQRVYRINARPLKDIHEWVSGYQRLWDERFDRMDAVLEELKELEDGDEHDDD; translated from the coding sequence ATGGCAAGGGCAGCGACTACGGCGGACGCGTTCAACGCGGTGGCCGAACCGCGGCGGCGGCAGATCCTCGATCTGCTGGCCGGCGGGGAGAAGCCGGTGAACGACCTGGTGTCGGTGCTCGGGCTCGCCCAGCCGCTGGTGTCGAAGCACCTGCGGGTCCTGCGGGAGGTGGGTTTGGTGGAGGTTCGCGACTCGGGACGGCAGCGGGTCTACCGCATCAACGCCCGCCCGCTGAAGGACATCCACGAGTGGGTCAGTGGTTACCAGAGGTTGTGGGACGAGCGGTTCGACCGCATGGACGCGGTGTTGGAAGAACTCAAGGAACTGGAGGACGGAGATGAGCACGATGACGACTAG
- a CDS encoding NUDIX domain-containing protein, with protein MPRKSAAFLLYRLTGNGGVEVLIAHMGGPFWARKNERAWSIPKGEYADEDPLPAARREFAEEVGEPVLTGEILELGEVRQPSGKVITTFAAEGDFDLAGFASNTFEMEWPKGSGRVQEFPEVDRIEWTTPERAAELLVKGQVPIIARLRETLVAQGVLRA; from the coding sequence GTGCCCAGGAAGAGCGCGGCGTTCCTGCTGTACCGCCTGACCGGCAACGGTGGGGTGGAGGTGCTCATCGCGCACATGGGCGGTCCGTTCTGGGCGCGCAAGAACGAGCGGGCCTGGTCCATCCCGAAGGGCGAGTACGCCGACGAGGATCCGCTGCCCGCGGCACGGCGCGAGTTCGCCGAGGAGGTTGGCGAGCCCGTCCTCACGGGCGAGATCCTGGAGCTGGGCGAGGTGCGCCAGCCGAGCGGCAAGGTCATCACGACGTTCGCCGCGGAGGGCGACTTCGACCTGGCAGGCTTCGCCAGCAACACGTTCGAGATGGAGTGGCCGAAGGGCTCCGGCCGCGTGCAGGAGTTCCCGGAGGTCGACCGCATCGAGTGGACCACGCCCGAGCGCGCCGCGGAACTGCTCGTCAAGGGCCAGGTGCCGATCATCGCCCGCCTGCGGGAAACGCTGGTGGCACAAGGAGTCCTGCGCGCCTGA
- a CDS encoding TetR/AcrR family transcriptional regulator C-terminal domain-containing protein has protein sequence MITRNGDSRRDEIVRVALALLDEEGLEAVSLRAVARRLGVRLNTVSWHVKTKARLRELMADAIFAGISLDGLPDDWRDRTTELAHRFRRALLAHRDGAFVVAGTFVAEPATLRAAEALVAALLDGGLEPRDAGWTCWTILYFTLGLTQEEQGATGAVAGLLESAVTPDSHPALARVLPHLVDNEFTRRFEFGLDRILDAAARG, from the coding sequence GTGATCACCCGGAACGGCGACAGCCGGCGCGACGAGATCGTCCGGGTCGCGCTCGCCCTGCTCGACGAAGAGGGCCTGGAGGCCGTCAGCCTGCGCGCCGTCGCGCGGCGGCTCGGTGTCCGGCTCAACACCGTCTCCTGGCACGTCAAGACCAAGGCGCGGCTGCGTGAGCTGATGGCCGACGCGATCTTCGCCGGCATCTCCCTCGACGGGCTCCCGGACGACTGGCGGGACCGCACCACCGAGCTGGCCCACCGGTTCCGCCGTGCGCTGCTGGCGCACCGGGACGGTGCGTTCGTCGTCGCCGGAACGTTCGTCGCCGAGCCGGCCACCCTGCGCGCCGCGGAAGCGCTGGTCGCCGCCCTGCTCGACGGCGGCCTCGAACCGCGCGACGCGGGCTGGACCTGCTGGACGATCCTCTACTTCACGCTCGGCCTCACGCAGGAGGAGCAGGGCGCGACGGGCGCGGTGGCCGGCCTGCTGGAGTCCGCGGTCACCCCGGACAGCCACCCTGCGCTGGCCCGCGTGCTGCCGCACCTCGTGGACAACGAGTTCACCCGCCGCTTCGAGTTCGGGCTCGACCGCATCCTGGACGCGGCCGCACGTGGCTAG
- a CDS encoding sigma factor-like helix-turn-helix DNA-binding protein has translation MDLGPSSEHVVAGDAPRTDVAWLGPYPTGPDARAEQREAVELAFVAALQHLPGNQRAALVLFEVLGFSAAEIASILGTSAASVNSALERGVWCRRGSPRRPTRGCGRWRRTPGHWSGATRTRWWRC, from the coding sequence ATGGACCTCGGACCGTCCAGCGAGCACGTGGTCGCCGGGGACGCGCCGCGGACGGACGTCGCGTGGCTCGGGCCGTACCCGACGGGGCCGGACGCGCGGGCCGAGCAGCGGGAGGCGGTCGAGCTGGCGTTCGTGGCCGCGTTGCAGCACCTGCCGGGGAACCAGCGGGCGGCGCTGGTGTTGTTCGAGGTGCTGGGGTTCTCGGCGGCCGAGATCGCGTCGATCTTGGGCACTTCGGCGGCGTCGGTGAACTCGGCGCTGGAGCGCGGCGTGTGGTGCCGGCGCGGGAGCCCGCGCCGCCCGACGCGCGGGTGCGGACGCTGGCGTCGGACGCCCGGGCACTGGAGCGGGGCGACGCGGACGCGCTGGTGGCGTTGCTGA
- a CDS encoding STAS domain-containing protein, which translates to MPQAFATRWTREGSEVVVTIAGEVDLTTAPRVREAVKDARDSVAPVALTTVILDLSEVEHLDSLGLAVLVETAAECHSAEQALALVCPTPVVTRPLEMTGLDGILTITASLEEAREAARKYLSGKA; encoded by the coding sequence GTGCCGCAGGCCTTCGCCACCCGCTGGACGCGCGAGGGCAGCGAAGTCGTCGTCACCATCGCCGGCGAGGTCGACCTCACCACGGCGCCCCGCGTCCGCGAAGCCGTGAAGGACGCCCGCGACAGCGTCGCCCCGGTCGCGCTCACCACCGTGATCCTCGACCTGTCCGAGGTCGAGCACCTGGACTCCCTCGGCCTGGCGGTGCTGGTCGAGACGGCCGCCGAGTGCCACTCCGCCGAGCAGGCGCTCGCGCTGGTCTGCCCGACGCCGGTCGTCACGCGGCCGCTGGAGATGACCGGGCTCGACGGCATCCTCACGATCACCGCGTCACTGGAGGAGGCCCGCGAGGCGGCCCGGAAGTACCTCTCCGGCAAGGCCTAG